The following coding sequences lie in one Kribbella sp. NBC_00709 genomic window:
- a CDS encoding class I SAM-dependent methyltransferase, translating to MTETLPLTGERTAPGIWHENYWFARHDAAYRWITAELPIERTGRILDAGCGEGYGAELLRLAGADSVTGLDYEHTTLRHVRRVYPQTNVARGNLVQTPFADNAFGFVTSLQTIEHLWEQPRFVAECARILAPGGTLVLSTPNRLTFPSGNWYHTRELTAAEFIELLEPYFEITHALGLHHGERLTSWETQYGSCVDAQLAAEHDQWDDNLAGLVRSTTYADFEIRPGNLDESLDLILVATDG from the coding sequence GTGACCGAGACGTTACCGCTCACCGGCGAGAGGACCGCACCCGGGATCTGGCACGAGAACTACTGGTTCGCGCGCCACGACGCGGCCTATCGCTGGATCACGGCCGAACTGCCGATCGAGCGGACCGGCCGGATCCTCGACGCCGGCTGCGGCGAGGGCTACGGCGCGGAGCTGCTCCGCCTGGCGGGCGCGGACTCCGTGACCGGTCTCGACTATGAACATACGACGTTGCGCCACGTCCGCCGGGTTTATCCACAGACCAATGTCGCGCGCGGCAATCTGGTGCAGACCCCGTTCGCGGACAACGCCTTCGGTTTCGTCACCTCACTGCAGACGATCGAGCACCTGTGGGAGCAGCCGCGGTTCGTCGCGGAGTGCGCGCGCATCCTCGCGCCCGGCGGGACCCTCGTCCTGAGTACGCCGAACCGCCTGACCTTCCCGAGCGGGAACTGGTACCACACCCGCGAACTGACCGCCGCCGAGTTCATCGAACTGCTGGAGCCGTACTTCGAGATCACGCACGCGCTCGGACTCCACCACGGCGAGCGGCTGACGTCCTGGGAGACGCAGTACGGATCATGTGTGGACGCTCAGCTCGCCGCCGAGCACGACCAGTGGGACGACAACCTGGCCGGGCTCGTGCGGAGTACGACGTATGCGGACTTCGAGATCCGCCCAGGAAACCTGGACGAATCTCTCGACCTGATCCTGGTTGCTACGGACGGATGA
- a CDS encoding acyltransferase, whose translation MRLLTAANLGWVVRHRAWTPYYLKRYWRFAWFKLRHPQVITEGFVFLGKHLEIVARPGHGRIVLGKWVHLGDETRLRAHEGTLRIGDKVVFARDVTVNCYLDVEIGASTLIADWTYICDFDHKTEDLDLPIKDQGLVKSPVRIGPDCWLATKVTVTRGADIGRGVVIGANSVARGNIPAYSVAVGIPAVVVADRAARYTAAAERRKYLAGLAAANDKTTAQLHAGAVPTPAEPAPENPPAGSRSVEEGDAGSDEVEAGGEKETPEGFSSYSPVGHYGPHVRSDAHDRLSVGEEK comes from the coding sequence ATGCGGTTACTCACCGCGGCGAATCTGGGCTGGGTGGTGCGCCATCGGGCGTGGACGCCGTACTACCTGAAGCGCTACTGGCGGTTCGCCTGGTTCAAGCTGCGCCACCCGCAGGTGATCACCGAGGGTTTCGTTTTCCTGGGCAAGCACCTGGAGATCGTGGCGCGGCCCGGTCACGGCCGGATCGTGCTCGGCAAGTGGGTGCACCTCGGTGACGAGACCCGGCTGCGCGCGCACGAAGGGACGCTGCGAATCGGCGACAAGGTGGTGTTCGCCCGCGACGTCACGGTCAACTGCTACCTGGACGTGGAGATCGGCGCGTCGACGCTGATCGCGGACTGGACCTACATCTGCGACTTCGACCACAAGACCGAGGATCTGGACCTGCCGATCAAGGACCAGGGCCTGGTGAAGTCGCCGGTCCGGATCGGCCCCGACTGCTGGCTGGCCACCAAGGTCACGGTCACCCGCGGCGCCGACATCGGCCGCGGCGTGGTGATCGGCGCCAACAGCGTTGCCCGAGGCAACATCCCGGCGTACTCCGTGGCGGTGGGGATCCCGGCCGTGGTGGTGGCCGATCGCGCGGCCCGCTACACCGCCGCCGCCGAGCGCCGTAAGTACCTGGCCGGACTGGCCGCGGCCAACGACAAGACCACCGCTCAGCTCCATGCCGGCGCTGTGCCCACGCCCGCGGAACCCGCTCCGGAAAACCCGCCTGCGGGTTCCCGGAGCGTCGAGGAGGGGGATGCGGGCAGTGATGAGGTAGAAGCAGGTGGTGAAAAAGAGACTCCCGAGGGGTTCTCAAGTTACTCACCAGTCGGGCACTATGGCCCCCACGTCCGGTCGGACGCCCACGACCGGTTGAGCGTCGGAGAGGAGAAGTAG
- a CDS encoding class I SAM-dependent methyltransferase, with amino-acid sequence MSATSKPAASAEDVEAAWNDNKLAQVLYHDWEASTYDEKWSISYDERCVDYARDRFTAVAGSRGWPYGKSLEIGAGTGFFTLNLKLAGVLDEAHVTDLSPGMVEAAKKNAKTLGFAIDGQVADAEKLPYDDDTFDLVIGHAVIHHIPDVELAFREMLRVLKPGGRFVICGEPTRYGDFVARRLSRFTWWATTNVTKLPALAHWRRPQAELDESSRAAALEAVVDLHTFDPDTLARMASRAGATDVKTVTEELLAAWVGWPIRTFEAAVPEQKLGFGWRMFAYKSWLQLSKVDKVLSSVVPDELYYNVSITGVAGKQ; translated from the coding sequence ATGTCTGCTACCTCCAAGCCCGCCGCCTCCGCCGAAGATGTTGAGGCGGCCTGGAACGACAACAAGCTCGCCCAGGTGCTCTACCACGACTGGGAAGCCTCGACGTACGACGAGAAGTGGTCGATCTCGTACGACGAACGCTGCGTCGACTACGCCCGGGACCGCTTCACCGCGGTGGCCGGCTCGCGCGGCTGGCCGTACGGGAAGTCGCTCGAGATCGGCGCCGGGACGGGCTTCTTCACCCTGAACCTCAAGCTGGCCGGTGTCCTGGACGAGGCGCACGTCACCGACCTGTCGCCCGGCATGGTCGAGGCCGCGAAGAAGAACGCGAAGACCCTCGGGTTCGCGATCGACGGCCAGGTCGCCGACGCGGAGAAGCTGCCGTACGACGACGACACGTTCGATCTCGTCATCGGGCACGCGGTCATCCACCACATCCCGGACGTCGAGCTGGCGTTCCGCGAGATGCTGCGGGTGCTCAAGCCGGGTGGGCGGTTCGTGATCTGCGGCGAGCCCACGCGGTACGGCGACTTCGTGGCCCGGCGCCTGTCGCGGTTCACCTGGTGGGCGACCACGAACGTGACCAAGCTGCCGGCGCTGGCGCACTGGCGGCGGCCGCAGGCGGAGCTCGACGAGTCGTCGCGGGCGGCCGCGCTCGAGGCGGTCGTCGACCTGCACACGTTCGACCCCGACACGCTGGCGCGGATGGCGTCGCGGGCGGGTGCCACGGACGTGAAGACGGTGACGGAAGAGCTGCTGGCCGCGTGGGTCGGGTGGCCGATCCGGACGTTCGAGGCCGCCGTACCGGAGCAGAAGCTCGGGTTCGGGTGGCGGATGTTCGCGTACAAGTCGTGGCTGCAGCTGTCCAAGGTCGACAAGGTGCTGTCGAGCGTCGTACCGGACGAGCTGTACTACAACGTCTCGATCACGGGTGTCGCGGGCAAGCAGTAG
- a CDS encoding enoyl-CoA hydratase/isomerase family protein, which produces MGEFVNLTVSDGVGTIRLDRPKMNALNVQVQEEIRAAALEAAASDEVRAVVIYGGERVFAAGADIKEMADMSYADMAKRSGPLQSSLSAVAAIPKPTVAAITGYALGGGCELALCADYRIAAEDAKLGQPEILLGIIPGAGGTQRLSRLVGPSKAKDLIFSGRFVDATESLAIGLVDKVVPAAEVYEAAVAWASQFSTGAAMALRAAKESIDSGLGVDLTTGLEIERQQFAALFATEDRTIGMKSFVENGPGKAEFKGI; this is translated from the coding sequence ATGGGTGAGTTCGTCAACCTGACCGTGAGTGACGGGGTCGGGACGATCCGGCTGGATCGGCCGAAGATGAACGCACTGAACGTCCAGGTCCAGGAGGAGATCCGGGCCGCCGCACTGGAGGCAGCCGCTTCGGACGAGGTCCGCGCGGTGGTGATCTACGGCGGCGAGCGGGTGTTCGCGGCCGGTGCGGACATCAAGGAGATGGCGGATATGTCGTACGCCGACATGGCCAAGCGCTCCGGCCCGCTGCAGTCCTCGCTGTCCGCGGTCGCCGCGATCCCGAAGCCGACCGTTGCCGCGATCACCGGGTACGCGCTGGGCGGCGGCTGCGAGCTCGCACTCTGCGCGGATTACCGGATCGCGGCCGAGGACGCCAAGCTCGGCCAGCCGGAGATCCTGCTCGGCATCATCCCGGGCGCCGGCGGCACGCAGCGACTGTCCCGCCTGGTCGGCCCGTCCAAGGCCAAGGACCTGATCTTCTCGGGCCGCTTCGTCGACGCGACCGAGTCGCTCGCGATCGGTCTGGTCGACAAGGTCGTACCGGCCGCCGAGGTGTACGAAGCGGCCGTTGCCTGGGCCTCGCAGTTCTCCACGGGTGCCGCGATGGCACTGCGCGCCGCCAAGGAATCGATCGATTCCGGGCTCGGCGTCGACCTGACCACCGGGCTGGAGATCGAGCGGCAGCAGTTCGCCGCGCTGTTCGCCACCGAGGACCGCACGATCGGGATGAAGTCGTTCGTCGAAAACGGTCCGGGTAAAGCTGAATTCAAGGGAATCTGA
- a CDS encoding Gfo/Idh/MocA family protein: protein MTLKVAIASFAHVHAGSYAHLLAAMPDVDVLASDPDGASAPDDGPRGAAFAEGFGIPYVDSYDELFAWGPDAVVVTSENSGHRALVERAAAVGAHVLCEKPLATEVADGEAMLAACEAAGVILMVAYPVRFAPSYLQLRANVEAGRLGDVFAVLGTNNGKIPYAARQWFTDAKLAGGGAMVDHTVHCADLIDGLTGGASATRVYAAANRILHQDKGVEVETGGLVTINYDNGLLATIDFSWSVPDNGPTWGGVSLQVTGTNGSVEIEPFLPHVGGTDASGEVFLGIGGNLDASLLDTFLDAVNTSGPAKAGQQPAVVPQPDGAVGLRTLRIVDAARRSAASGQAVDL, encoded by the coding sequence ATGACGCTCAAGGTTGCGATCGCTTCGTTCGCGCACGTTCACGCCGGTTCGTACGCGCATCTGCTCGCTGCGATGCCGGACGTCGACGTACTGGCCTCCGACCCCGACGGCGCGTCCGCACCGGACGACGGGCCGCGCGGTGCTGCTTTTGCCGAGGGCTTCGGCATCCCGTACGTCGACTCGTACGACGAACTGTTCGCCTGGGGCCCGGATGCGGTTGTGGTGACGTCGGAGAACTCCGGTCACCGCGCCCTGGTCGAGCGGGCTGCCGCTGTCGGTGCGCATGTGCTGTGCGAGAAGCCACTGGCCACGGAGGTCGCGGACGGCGAGGCGATGCTCGCTGCGTGCGAGGCGGCCGGAGTGATCCTGATGGTCGCGTACCCGGTCCGGTTCGCGCCGTCGTACCTGCAGTTGCGCGCGAACGTCGAGGCGGGGCGGCTCGGTGACGTGTTCGCCGTACTGGGGACGAACAACGGGAAGATCCCGTACGCCGCGCGGCAGTGGTTCACCGACGCCAAGCTGGCCGGTGGGGGAGCGATGGTCGACCACACCGTGCACTGCGCGGACCTGATCGACGGTCTGACCGGCGGTGCGTCCGCTACTCGCGTGTACGCCGCTGCCAACCGGATCCTGCACCAGGACAAGGGAGTGGAGGTGGAGACCGGCGGGCTGGTGACGATCAACTACGACAACGGGCTGTTGGCAACCATCGACTTCTCGTGGAGCGTTCCGGACAACGGTCCGACGTGGGGCGGCGTTTCGCTGCAGGTGACCGGTACCAACGGGTCGGTGGAGATCGAGCCGTTCCTCCCGCACGTCGGCGGCACGGACGCCTCCGGCGAGGTGTTCCTGGGCATCGGAGGCAACCTGGACGCGTCGCTCCTCGACACGTTCCTGGACGCCGTCAACACCTCAGGCCCGGCGAAGGCCGGTCAGCAGCCGGCCGTAGTACCCCAGCCAGACGGCGCCGTAGGCCTCCGCACCCTCCGCATCGTCGACGCAGCCCGCCGCTCCGCCGCCTCGGGTCAAGCGGTCGATCTTTAG
- a CDS encoding Gfo/Idh/MocA family protein, which translates to MSEELAGLTVGLIGAGNISHVHVAAWKALGARVLVHSLEGAEELSEQYGLEVVASLDDCLAEAEFVDIVTPSATHKEITLAAIKAGKNVICEKPLTLTAADAHEVIDAARAAGVRLYPAHVVRFFAAYKAAYDAIQAGRIGAVAVARFYRQASSPAGAGWYREVARSGGVIMDLMVHDLDQARWLCGDVTSVYAAQNPPTVDGVSPVNVAAHVTLTHESGAISHCRATWGATGTTFQTGFQVAGSTGVLKFTSDGDLGYKEELQNGDAGGDLLIPASTLGESPYLTQLRELAVGLRGGAEPRVLASDGATAVYLAEAARASMESGQPIDMKTFVSSGAVA; encoded by the coding sequence ATGTCGGAAGAGCTTGCCGGTCTGACCGTGGGTCTGATCGGCGCGGGCAACATCAGCCACGTGCACGTGGCCGCGTGGAAGGCCCTCGGGGCCCGGGTCCTGGTGCACTCGCTGGAAGGTGCCGAGGAGCTGTCGGAGCAGTACGGGCTGGAGGTCGTGGCGTCGCTGGACGACTGCCTGGCCGAGGCCGAGTTCGTCGACATCGTCACACCGTCGGCGACGCACAAGGAGATCACGCTGGCCGCGATCAAGGCGGGCAAGAACGTGATCTGCGAGAAGCCGCTGACGCTCACCGCGGCTGACGCGCACGAGGTGATCGACGCGGCCCGGGCGGCCGGCGTCCGGTTGTACCCGGCCCACGTGGTCCGGTTCTTCGCGGCGTACAAGGCGGCGTACGACGCGATCCAGGCCGGTCGGATCGGTGCGGTCGCGGTGGCACGGTTCTACCGGCAGGCGTCCTCGCCGGCCGGCGCCGGCTGGTACCGCGAGGTGGCCCGCTCCGGCGGCGTGATCATGGACCTGATGGTGCACGACCTGGACCAGGCACGCTGGCTGTGCGGCGACGTCACCAGCGTGTACGCCGCGCAGAACCCGCCGACCGTGGACGGCGTCAGCCCGGTCAACGTGGCCGCGCACGTCACCCTCACGCACGAGAGCGGAGCGATCAGCCACTGCCGGGCGACCTGGGGAGCGACGGGTACGACGTTCCAGACCGGGTTCCAGGTTGCGGGCTCGACCGGCGTACTGAAGTTCACTTCGGACGGTGACCTCGGCTACAAGGAGGAGCTGCAGAACGGCGATGCCGGCGGCGACCTGCTGATCCCGGCGTCGACGCTGGGGGAGAGCCCGTACCTGACGCAGCTGCGTGAGCTGGCCGTCGGGCTGCGCGGCGGCGCCGAGCCGCGGGTGCTCGCATCCGACGGTGCGACCGCCGTCTATCTGGCCGAGGCGGCGCGTGCGTCGATGGAGTCCGGCCAGCCGATCGACATGAAGACCTTCGTCTCGAGTGGAGCTGTGGCATGA
- the glgX gene encoding glycogen debranching protein GlgX: MSAGVSPRPGAVVQTDGTTFTLWAPAAERVELALIADDGSQRNLDLSHTGEFWTGFVPGVGAGQRYGYRVHGPFDPSHGLRFNPSKLVLDPYARAVDGSLDFTSPLIYDSSDGDSAGHVPVGVVVAETAPPPPISKPVHWGETVIYELHTKGFTKLHPDVPEHQRGTYAGLAHPSVIKYLTELGVTSVELLPIHHFLTEPAIAARGLPNYWGYNSLGFFAPHAPYSSSGSRGEQVAEFKAMVAAFHAAGIEVILDVVYNHTAEGGFDGPTLSFRGIDNRAYYRLAHGAAMYDVTGTGNSVDTSHPQVRRLVMDSLRYWVEEMGVDGFRFDLAVTLVRNERHEVDIPGHPFLAEVAADPVLGRVKLIAEPWDVGPFGYQVGNFGPPWSEWNGKFRDSVRDIWRTTSDGVKDLAYRLSGSSELYGDDGRYPYASINFVTAHDGFTLRDLVSYDHKHNEANHEDNRDGTDDNRSWNCGVEGETDDRRVIALRKRQMANLMSTLILSTGVPMITAGDECGRTQHGNNNAYCQDNEISWFDWSLPATWSGQLDLTKRLIALRAAHPALRQWHYFSGQPVVSGGRKDLSWIAPHGGEMTDADWFDGNLRTIGMFLAGDALRATDTEGNALTDSSFLLALNATAQTQPVVVPDASWAPAYEVVLDTSNSMVTEVEAGATVPLAPRCLVLLRAL; this comes from the coding sequence CTGTCCGCCGGTGTTTCGCCGCGGCCGGGCGCAGTGGTCCAGACCGATGGGACCACTTTCACCCTGTGGGCTCCGGCCGCCGAACGGGTCGAGTTGGCCCTGATCGCGGACGACGGCAGCCAGCGGAACCTGGACCTCAGCCACACCGGTGAGTTCTGGACCGGGTTCGTGCCGGGAGTCGGCGCCGGACAGCGGTACGGGTACCGCGTGCACGGTCCGTTCGACCCGTCCCACGGCCTGCGCTTCAACCCGTCCAAGCTGGTGCTCGACCCGTACGCGCGGGCTGTCGACGGTTCGCTGGACTTCACGAGTCCGCTGATCTACGACTCGTCCGACGGCGACTCGGCCGGGCACGTCCCGGTCGGTGTGGTCGTCGCCGAGACCGCTCCGCCGCCACCGATCAGCAAGCCGGTGCACTGGGGCGAGACGGTGATCTACGAGCTGCACACGAAGGGCTTCACCAAGCTGCATCCCGACGTACCGGAGCATCAGCGGGGCACGTACGCCGGGCTCGCGCATCCGTCGGTGATCAAGTACCTGACCGAGCTCGGCGTCACGTCGGTGGAGCTGCTGCCGATCCACCACTTCCTGACCGAGCCGGCGATCGCGGCCCGCGGCCTGCCGAACTACTGGGGCTACAACAGCCTCGGCTTCTTCGCGCCGCACGCGCCGTACTCGTCGTCCGGTTCGCGCGGTGAGCAGGTGGCCGAGTTCAAGGCGATGGTGGCCGCGTTCCATGCCGCGGGCATCGAGGTGATCCTCGACGTGGTCTACAACCACACCGCCGAGGGCGGGTTCGACGGACCGACACTGAGCTTCCGCGGGATCGACAACCGTGCCTACTACCGGCTCGCCCACGGCGCCGCGATGTACGACGTCACCGGCACGGGCAACTCGGTCGACACCTCGCACCCGCAGGTACGGCGGCTCGTGATGGACTCGCTGCGGTACTGGGTCGAAGAGATGGGCGTCGACGGGTTCCGGTTCGACCTGGCGGTGACCCTGGTGCGGAACGAGCGGCACGAGGTCGACATCCCCGGTCACCCGTTCCTCGCCGAGGTCGCGGCGGACCCGGTGCTCGGCCGGGTGAAGCTGATCGCGGAGCCGTGGGACGTCGGCCCGTTCGGCTACCAGGTGGGCAACTTCGGCCCGCCGTGGTCGGAGTGGAACGGTAAATTCCGCGACAGCGTCCGCGACATCTGGCGGACCACCTCCGACGGCGTGAAGGACCTCGCCTACCGGCTGTCCGGGTCGAGCGAGCTGTACGGCGACGACGGCCGGTACCCGTACGCGTCGATCAACTTCGTCACCGCGCACGACGGGTTCACCCTGCGGGACCTGGTCAGCTACGACCACAAGCACAACGAGGCGAACCACGAGGACAACCGCGACGGCACCGACGACAACCGGTCCTGGAACTGCGGCGTCGAGGGCGAGACCGACGACCGGCGCGTGATCGCGTTGCGCAAGCGGCAGATGGCGAACCTGATGTCCACGCTGATCCTGTCCACCGGCGTACCGATGATCACCGCCGGGGACGAGTGCGGCCGGACGCAGCACGGCAACAACAACGCCTACTGCCAGGACAACGAGATCTCCTGGTTCGACTGGTCCCTACCGGCGACCTGGTCCGGACAGCTCGACCTGACGAAGCGGCTGATCGCACTACGCGCGGCGCATCCGGCACTGCGGCAGTGGCACTACTTCTCCGGACAACCTGTCGTGTCCGGCGGCCGGAAGGATCTGTCATGGATCGCGCCGCACGGCGGCGAGATGACCGACGCCGACTGGTTCGACGGCAACCTCCGGACGATCGGCATGTTCCTCGCCGGCGACGCACTCCGCGCGACCGACACCGAAGGCAACGCCCTCACCGACAGCTCGTTCCTCCTGGCCCTGAACGCCACCGCCCAGACGCAGCCGGTCGTCGTACCGGACGCCTCCTGGGCCCCGGCGTACGAAGTCGTCCTCGACACCAGCAACAGCATGGTCACCGAAGTAGAAGCCGGCGCCACAGTCCCCCTGGCCCCACGCTGTTTGGTCCTGCTCCGAGCCCTCTAA